A genomic window from Ignavibacteria bacterium includes:
- a CDS encoding glycosyltransferase family 39 protein: protein MKRYSEYIQKLFQNKISVIASLIIFKLVFQLIVIQSGLRWLTADDYSRTVISWDWLQNPRIYSGVWLSTHFWLNGLFIWIFRDLTLAPVISSTVFSILTLVYLYLLFEKIFTKQIAVISCLLFAVFPFQVWLSTSAMPEFPFFFFVTAAFYYFILWYNGLQMRSKSHVYLIAAAVSLNFANLLRYEGWFFTIAFIIMVLLLSYRKFRLTKELFINFGYSFISYLSILWWLWQNYSDYGDAFFFIKETTKIYAGLSSAGFIQRSIQYPFFIFYIAPLTTVLGLWKIIRTVRNKHNGFLGNFSLLRVFLLFNIIELVLLMFSGIVGSGGTNMISRYIVLNAILFFPFAVWQLCDLRKYILIGGSVILITVNMIWSFYYQQAYREDTFEVAQLTKQLIDINYLEPGDKIYFEMVPGYYDIYPLQVISNDPSRFNSDTIPTYFAVDPPVSKKLSKKKREEEQLKLNILEVRKFIEEKKIKLFIVRSDLLIDKLKKLSYKFEVIGDYHLFYISNSKIYYKRGSERDSTGRNIQVTNGSKQLGPDEISFDKKLVLKDFRIDNTNFGMNPQTITLNWQIADASILDSLNSENEEFGRYKTHLELTPVDNDTAAFDTYNNIFSERNVEEFFETEEIKNILIIKPFAALNYSVKFKSSPFESGLYEIHLSVFDEVTRKELPVYIGDSVYIDKYDFITLNDTVKTDSTWLNKKIREHRDKFLKKPYYPIGRIIAMFPNVNYNALMKKSSDVSQIIIRNGFMLPFLNRYQGDHMLDIVFTYF from the coding sequence CTTAAGATGGCTTACCGCAGATGATTACAGCAGAACTGTAATTTCATGGGACTGGCTGCAGAATCCCCGTATATATTCAGGCGTTTGGCTAAGTACACACTTTTGGCTTAATGGATTATTTATTTGGATCTTCCGTGATCTGACCCTGGCGCCGGTTATATCAAGTACTGTTTTTTCTATATTGACCCTGGTATATTTATATCTTCTCTTCGAAAAGATCTTCACCAAACAAATTGCAGTAATATCATGCCTGCTGTTCGCTGTTTTCCCTTTCCAGGTTTGGCTAAGCACATCGGCAATGCCTGAATTCCCGTTCTTCTTTTTTGTTACAGCAGCTTTCTACTATTTTATATTGTGGTATAATGGATTACAAATGCGCTCCAAAAGTCATGTTTACCTTATTGCAGCCGCTGTTAGCCTGAATTTTGCCAACCTTTTGCGTTATGAAGGTTGGTTCTTCACAATAGCATTTATTATAATGGTTCTTCTGCTTTCCTACAGAAAGTTCCGCTTAACCAAAGAGCTGTTTATCAATTTCGGGTATTCCTTTATTTCGTATCTCAGTATCTTATGGTGGCTTTGGCAGAATTACAGCGATTACGGCGATGCGTTTTTCTTTATAAAAGAAACTACGAAGATTTACGCAGGCTTAAGCAGCGCGGGATTTATTCAAAGAAGCATTCAGTATCCCTTTTTCATATTCTATATTGCCCCGCTTACAACTGTACTTGGATTATGGAAAATTATTAGGACCGTGAGAAATAAACATAACGGTTTCCTTGGTAATTTTTCCCTGTTAAGGGTTTTCCTGCTGTTTAATATTATAGAGCTTGTTCTGCTAATGTTTTCCGGTATTGTAGGTTCCGGGGGAACAAATATGATCTCAAGATATATTGTACTCAACGCAATACTCTTCTTTCCGTTTGCCGTTTGGCAGCTTTGCGATCTGAGAAAGTATATACTCATAGGAGGTTCGGTTATACTGATAACTGTCAATATGATATGGAGCTTCTACTATCAGCAGGCATACCGGGAAGATACCTTTGAAGTTGCACAGCTTACCAAGCAGCTTATTGATATAAATTACCTGGAGCCGGGTGATAAAATATATTTTGAAATGGTACCCGGGTATTATGATATTTATCCGCTGCAGGTTATTTCAAACGATCCTTCTAGGTTTAACAGCGATACAATACCTACATACTTCGCAGTTGATCCGCCTGTATCAAAAAAACTTTCGAAGAAAAAACGTGAAGAAGAGCAGCTGAAGCTAAATATACTTGAAGTAAGGAAGTTCATAGAAGAGAAAAAAATAAAGCTTTTTATTGTAAGGAGCGACCTCTTGATAGACAAGCTGAAAAAGCTAAGCTATAAATTCGAAGTGATCGGAGACTACCATCTCTTTTATATTTCAAACAGCAAGATATACTACAAACGCGGCAGCGAGCGTGATTCCACAGGCAGGAATATACAGGTAACCAACGGAAGCAAACAGCTTGGCCCTGATGAAATATCATTTGATAAAAAACTTGTCCTGAAAGATTTCCGTATTGATAATACTAACTTCGGTATGAACCCGCAGACTATAACTTTAAACTGGCAGATAGCAGACGCTTCTATACTGGATAGTCTTAATTCTGAAAATGAAGAGTTCGGCAGGTATAAAACTCACCTTGAGCTCACACCGGTTGATAATGATACGGCAGCTTTTGATACGTACAATAATATTTTTTCAGAACGTAACGTAGAAGAATTTTTCGAAACGGAAGAAATAAAAAATATTTTAATAATAAAACCTTTTGCGGCGCTTAATTATTCCGTTAAATTCAAATCATCGCCGTTTGAAAGCGGTTTATATGAAATACATCTTTCAGTATTTGACGAAGTAACCCGCAAAGAGCTTCCGGTATATATTGGAGACAGTGTTTATATAGATAAGTATGATTTTATTACTCTGAATGATACTGTTAAAACGGATTCAACTTGGCTGAATAAAAAAATCAGGGAACACCGCGACAAATTTCTCAAAAAACCATATTATCCTATCGGACGGATCATAGCAATGTTCCCCAATGTTAATTACAATGCCTTAATGAAAAAATCTTCTGATGTTTCGCAGATAATTATCCGCAACGGTTTTATGCTTCCTTTTTTGAACCGCTACCAGGGAGACCATATGCTGGATATAGTATTCACATATTTTTAA